The following proteins are co-located in the Microbacterium sp. SORGH_AS_0888 genome:
- the aroQ gene encoding type II 3-dehydroquinate dehydratase: MSTPRRLLLVNGPNLNLLGVREPAVYGHETLADVECIAAQAAAARGVEVRAVQSNHEGVLIDAIHAAREDCAGIVINPGGLTHTSVVLRDALSGVALPVAEVHISNVYEREEFRHFSYVRDVAVVHVIGEGVAGYATAVTRLLDTIAGVADG, translated from the coding sequence GTGAGCACCCCGCGTCGTCTGCTGCTGGTCAACGGTCCGAACCTGAATCTGCTGGGCGTCCGCGAGCCGGCCGTCTACGGGCACGAGACGCTCGCCGACGTCGAGTGCATCGCGGCGCAGGCCGCCGCCGCTCGCGGTGTCGAGGTGCGTGCCGTGCAGAGCAACCACGAGGGGGTCCTGATCGATGCGATCCACGCCGCGCGCGAGGACTGCGCCGGGATCGTGATCAACCCCGGCGGGCTGACGCACACCTCGGTCGTCCTGCGCGATGCCCTCTCCGGGGTCGCCCTCCCGGTCGCGGAGGTCCACATCTCGAACGTGTACGAGCGCGAGGAGTTCCGTCACTTCTCCTACGTGCGCGACGTCGCGGTCGTCCACGTGATCGGCGAGGGCGTGGCAGGCTACGCCACGGCCGTCACCCGCCTCCTCGACACGATCGCCGGCGTCGCCGACGGCTGA
- a CDS encoding Rieske 2Fe-2S domain-containing protein, with product MRITGLGHAGMFIETTGGSILCDPVIGPSFFGSWFPFPDNRGLDWERFGAADFLYISHRHRDHFDPRLLERYVRKDIRVLLPDYPTDDLETDLRALGYDNIVYTQAGVPLEYENGLTLMVTPLRAPSDGPIGDSSLSVDDGTASILNQNDSHPLDLEKLLSFSHPDAYFTQVSGAIWWPMVYDLPQDAKQNFAKLKRDAQNKRAMYYIDKVAAPHVFPMAGPPMFLREELFRYNGHGLEDDSIFTDQAQFLAHMAEASPQQKGYLFVPGTQVDLEGGEIRVTQTLYTEAEIERIFADKWEYLAEQRDSRQGEVRAEEARRSPVLAPDEMLAAIKEWWEPLLRRARTIRNGVGGNVRFRISELDMVVDFPKAKVREYAGEECVYWYTIPADLVSTNIADHEIDWSNSIFLSMQFSVGRAGKFNEFLTTFLKCLSRDRIEYVENWYAEQSDQTEDAEIGDWVVQRRCPHLRADLTKTGKIEDGVLTCSLHDWSWDLASGKCLTTQGHPIRSRRRTDTPAGADAEAPAETVARA from the coding sequence ATGCGGATCACCGGCCTCGGCCACGCGGGAATGTTCATCGAGACGACGGGCGGCAGCATCCTCTGCGATCCCGTGATCGGCCCCTCGTTCTTCGGCTCGTGGTTCCCGTTCCCCGACAACCGCGGACTCGACTGGGAGCGGTTCGGCGCCGCCGACTTCCTCTACATCTCGCATCGTCACCGCGATCACTTCGATCCCCGCCTGCTGGAGCGATACGTGCGCAAGGACATCCGCGTCCTGCTGCCGGACTACCCGACGGACGACCTCGAGACCGATCTTCGTGCGCTCGGATACGACAACATCGTGTACACGCAGGCCGGTGTCCCGCTGGAGTACGAGAACGGGCTGACGCTCATGGTGACGCCGCTGCGTGCGCCCAGCGACGGCCCGATCGGCGACTCGTCGTTGAGCGTCGACGACGGGACGGCGTCGATCCTCAACCAGAACGACTCGCACCCGCTGGACCTCGAGAAGCTCCTGTCGTTCTCGCACCCCGACGCCTACTTCACGCAGGTGTCCGGAGCGATCTGGTGGCCGATGGTCTACGACCTGCCGCAGGACGCGAAGCAGAACTTCGCCAAGCTCAAGCGCGACGCGCAGAACAAGCGCGCGATGTACTACATCGACAAGGTCGCCGCGCCCCACGTGTTCCCGATGGCGGGGCCGCCCATGTTCCTTCGTGAGGAGCTGTTCCGCTACAACGGCCACGGGCTCGAGGACGACTCGATCTTCACGGACCAGGCGCAGTTCCTCGCCCACATGGCCGAGGCATCGCCGCAGCAGAAGGGCTACCTGTTCGTGCCGGGCACGCAGGTCGACCTCGAGGGGGGCGAGATCCGGGTCACCCAGACGCTCTACACGGAGGCCGAGATCGAGCGGATCTTCGCCGACAAGTGGGAGTATCTGGCCGAGCAGCGCGACAGTCGCCAGGGCGAGGTGCGCGCCGAGGAGGCGCGGCGTTCTCCCGTGCTGGCCCCCGATGAGATGCTCGCCGCGATCAAGGAGTGGTGGGAGCCGCTGCTGCGCCGCGCCCGCACGATCCGCAACGGGGTCGGCGGCAACGTGCGGTTCCGGATCAGCGAGCTCGACATGGTCGTCGACTTCCCGAAGGCGAAGGTGCGCGAGTACGCCGGCGAGGAGTGCGTGTACTGGTACACGATCCCCGCCGATCTCGTCTCCACCAACATCGCCGACCACGAGATCGACTGGTCGAACTCGATCTTCCTCTCGATGCAGTTCTCGGTCGGACGGGCCGGCAAGTTCAACGAGTTCCTGACGACGTTCCTCAAGTGCCTCTCGCGCGACCGGATCGAGTACGTCGAGAACTGGTACGCCGAGCAGTCCGACCAGACCGAGGATGCCGAGATCGGCGACTGGGTCGTGCAGCGCCGTTGCCCGCACCTGCGCGCCGACCTCACCAAGACGGGCAAGATCGAGGACGGCGTGCTGACCTGCTCGCTCCACGACTGGAGCTGGGACCTCGCGAGCGGCAAGTGCCTCACGACGCAGGGGCACCCCATCCGGTCCCGGCGTCGGACGGACACGCCCGCGGGAGCCGACGCGGAGGCACCGGCCGAGACGGTCGCGCGCGCGTGA
- the efp gene encoding elongation factor P, with protein sequence MASTADIKNGVVLNIDGQLWSIVEFQHVKPGKGGAFVRTKMKNVLTGKVVDKTFNAGAKIEIENVDRRDFQYLYTDGDSFVFMDTSDYDQINVPAATVGDAANFLLENQMVTIALNNGNPLYIDLPASVVLEITYTEPGLQGDRSSAGTKPATVETGYEIQVPLFLETGTKVKVDTRTGDYLGRVN encoded by the coding sequence ATGGCATCCACCGCAGACATCAAGAACGGCGTCGTCCTCAACATCGACGGCCAGCTCTGGAGCATCGTGGAGTTCCAGCACGTCAAGCCCGGCAAGGGCGGTGCGTTCGTCCGCACGAAGATGAAGAACGTCCTGACCGGCAAGGTCGTCGACAAGACGTTCAACGCGGGCGCGAAGATCGAGATCGAGAACGTCGACCGCCGCGACTTCCAGTACCTCTACACCGACGGCGACTCCTTCGTGTTCATGGACACGAGCGACTACGACCAGATCAACGTGCCGGCGGCGACGGTGGGCGATGCGGCCAACTTCCTGCTCGAGAACCAGATGGTCACGATCGCCCTCAACAACGGCAACCCGCTCTACATCGACCTGCCGGCTTCTGTCGTGCTCGAGATCACCTACACCGAGCCCGGCCTGCAGGGCGACCGCTCCTCGGCCGGCACGAAGCCCGCGACGGTCGAGACCGGCTACGAGATCCAGGTGCCGCTGTTCCTCGAGACCGGCACCAAGGTCAAGGTCGACACCCGCACCGGGGACTACCTCGGTCGCGTCAACTGA
- a CDS encoding bifunctional sugar phosphate isomerase/epimerase/4-hydroxyphenylpyruvate dioxygenase family protein — MKTSIATVCLSGTLRDKLAAAAAAGFDGVELFEPDLVAAPESPEEIRALAERLGLGLDLYQPMRDVEGVSPAEFSRVLRRAEAKFSLMQRLGMDTVLCCSNVATATIDDDAVSAAQLRTLGELAAGYGVRIAYEALAWGRFVDDYRRAWRIVQQADHPAVGVCLDSFHVLSRGHDPAGIADIPGERILFLQLADAPALSMDVLSWSRHHRLFPGEGAFDLADFTRRVLDAGYSGPLSLEVFNDTFRQTDPVRTARQARRSLRWLEDAVAARAHGDAAISADVALERLTPVAPPRGFDFVEVTAEDTSSVEQLLQLAGFTPRGKHRTKAVTLWSAGRARVILNEQHARDLAPHLSAFGLAVDDPEAQSARARELEAPQAYRRTYAQEHSLPAVVAPDGTQVYWAPASAGDPEWAEEFEHGDPPHPSPVVGIDHVSLTQPWQVVDESVLFYPAVFGLTPMSRTDVAGPRGLVQSRVLGTTDGAVRIPLNVAPPIVSERGLAGAADQHVAFRCDDVVTLAREARRRGLQVLPIPENYYDDLAARTDLRADRIALLRSLDLVYDRDEEGEYLHFYTQTVGQVFFEFVERVGGYEGFGAGNAPVRLAAQGSAPVGVAS, encoded by the coding sequence ATGAAGACGTCGATCGCCACCGTGTGCCTCAGCGGAACCCTCCGCGACAAGCTCGCCGCCGCCGCGGCGGCGGGATTCGACGGCGTCGAGCTGTTCGAGCCGGACCTCGTCGCGGCACCGGAGAGCCCCGAGGAGATCCGTGCCCTCGCGGAGCGGCTCGGACTCGGACTCGACCTCTACCAGCCCATGCGCGACGTGGAGGGCGTGAGCCCGGCGGAGTTCTCGCGGGTGCTTCGTCGTGCGGAGGCGAAGTTCTCGCTCATGCAGCGACTGGGCATGGACACCGTGCTGTGCTGCAGCAACGTCGCGACCGCGACGATCGACGACGATGCCGTGAGCGCGGCCCAGCTGCGCACCCTGGGGGAGCTCGCTGCCGGCTACGGCGTGCGCATCGCCTACGAGGCCCTGGCGTGGGGACGCTTCGTGGACGACTATCGTCGCGCGTGGCGCATCGTGCAGCAGGCGGACCACCCCGCCGTCGGCGTCTGTCTCGACTCCTTCCACGTGCTCTCCCGCGGTCACGATCCGGCCGGGATAGCCGACATCCCGGGGGAGCGCATCCTCTTCCTGCAGCTGGCGGACGCTCCCGCCCTTTCGATGGATGTGCTCTCCTGGAGCCGTCATCACCGGCTCTTCCCCGGCGAAGGAGCGTTCGACCTCGCCGACTTCACCCGGCGCGTGCTGGATGCCGGCTATTCCGGACCGCTCTCGCTCGAGGTGTTCAACGACACCTTCCGGCAGACCGATCCGGTGCGCACGGCGCGCCAGGCCCGCCGGTCGCTGCGGTGGCTCGAGGATGCCGTCGCCGCCCGTGCGCACGGAGACGCCGCGATCTCCGCGGATGTGGCGCTGGAACGGCTGACCCCCGTCGCCCCGCCCCGCGGCTTCGACTTCGTCGAGGTGACGGCGGAGGACACGTCCTCGGTCGAGCAGCTGCTTCAGCTGGCCGGCTTCACGCCGCGCGGCAAGCATCGGACCAAGGCCGTCACGCTCTGGTCCGCGGGCCGGGCGCGCGTGATCCTGAACGAGCAGCATGCGCGGGACCTCGCGCCCCACCTGTCGGCGTTCGGACTCGCCGTCGACGACCCGGAGGCGCAGTCGGCCCGCGCGCGCGAGCTCGAGGCGCCGCAGGCGTATCGGCGCACCTATGCGCAGGAGCACTCGCTGCCGGCCGTCGTGGCACCGGACGGCACCCAGGTCTACTGGGCGCCGGCGTCGGCGGGCGACCCCGAGTGGGCGGAGGAGTTCGAGCACGGTGACCCGCCGCATCCCTCGCCCGTCGTGGGGATCGACCACGTGAGCCTCACGCAGCCGTGGCAGGTCGTCGACGAGTCCGTGCTCTTCTACCCCGCCGTGTTCGGGCTCACCCCGATGAGTCGCACCGACGTCGCGGGCCCTCGAGGACTCGTGCAGTCGCGCGTGCTCGGCACGACGGACGGAGCCGTGCGGATACCGCTGAACGTCGCGCCGCCGATCGTCTCCGAGCGAGGTCTCGCGGGTGCCGCCGACCAGCACGTGGCCTTCCGCTGCGACGACGTCGTGACGCTCGCCCGTGAGGCTCGTCGTCGCGGGCTGCAGGTGCTGCCGATCCCGGAGAACTACTACGACGATCTGGCCGCTCGCACCGACCTCCGCGCGGACCGCATCGCCCTGCTGCGCTCGCTCGACCTCGTCTACGACCGCGACGAGGAGGGTGAGTACCTGCACTTCTACACGCAGACGGTCGGACAGGTCTTCTTCGAGTTCGTCGAGCGCGTCGGCGGCTACGAGGGCTTCGGCGCGGGCAACGCGCCCGTGCGGCTGGCGGCCCAGGGGAGCGCCCCCGTTGGAGTAGCGTCGTGA
- the nusB gene encoding transcription antitermination factor NusB, giving the protein MSARSKARKRALDILFQADVRGDEPAVVLAAEAQRAASEPARQASWLYAREIVDGVIDHRDEIDEQIVTHARDWKLERMPAVDRAVLRIGVWELLFNDEVPSAVAIDEAVELAKEFSTDESGSFVHGVLGRIARTA; this is encoded by the coding sequence GTGAGCGCCCGCAGCAAGGCGCGCAAGCGCGCCCTCGACATCCTCTTCCAGGCCGACGTCCGCGGCGACGAGCCGGCGGTCGTGCTGGCGGCCGAGGCCCAGCGCGCCGCGAGCGAGCCCGCGCGGCAGGCCTCGTGGCTCTACGCACGGGAGATCGTCGACGGGGTCATCGACCACCGTGACGAGATCGACGAGCAGATCGTCACGCACGCGCGCGACTGGAAGCTCGAACGGATGCCGGCGGTCGACCGGGCGGTCCTGCGCATCGGCGTGTGGGAGCTGCTGTTCAACGACGAGGTGCCGAGCGCGGTGGCGATCGACGAGGCGGTGGAGCTCGCGAAGGAGTTCTCGACCGACGAGTCGGGCTCTTTCGTGCACGGTGTGCTGGGACGCATCGCCCGCACCGCCTGA
- a CDS encoding TetR/AcrR family transcriptional regulator, giving the protein MPARRRDPDRTRAELLEVATEVFAAQGYSGARVDEIAELTRTTKRMIYYYFGSKEGLYLAVLENAYRGIRQAERGIDVDHTDPVEAIRRLAELTFDHHVGHDAFIRLVAIENIHRGEFIRRLASVRTLSQPAKSLLDDILERGRGVGAFRTDVDAIDVHLVISSYCVFQVANRHTFGYLFDIDFDDPARRTHLRAVIGDVVVGWLTAPTSSSPSE; this is encoded by the coding sequence GTGCCCGCCCGACGACGTGATCCCGACCGCACCCGAGCGGAGCTGCTGGAGGTCGCGACCGAGGTCTTCGCCGCGCAGGGCTACTCCGGCGCCCGCGTCGACGAGATCGCCGAGCTCACCCGCACGACCAAGCGGATGATCTACTACTACTTCGGCAGCAAGGAGGGCCTCTACCTCGCGGTGCTGGAGAACGCCTACCGCGGGATCCGCCAGGCGGAACGTGGCATCGACGTCGACCACACCGATCCGGTCGAGGCGATCCGCCGTCTCGCCGAGCTGACCTTCGACCACCATGTCGGCCACGATGCCTTCATCCGGCTCGTCGCGATCGAGAACATCCACCGGGGCGAGTTCATCCGCCGACTCGCGAGCGTGCGCACGCTCAGCCAGCCGGCGAAGTCCCTCCTCGACGACATCCTCGAACGGGGCCGTGGCGTCGGCGCGTTCCGCACGGATGTCGACGCCATCGACGTCCACCTGGTCATCAGCTCCTACTGCGTGTTCCAGGTCGCCAACCGCCACACCTTCGGGTACCTCTTCGACATCGACTTCGACGATCCCGCCCGCCGGACGCATCTGCGCGCCGTCATCGGCGACGTCGTCGTCGGCTGGCTGACCGCCCCGACCAGCTCCTCCCCCTCCGAGTGA
- a CDS encoding DEAD/DEAH box helicase encodes MPAPYVDLVEVRAIAWGGAYDRGVACFRAGAVASLAWDAPTRTLTSVVRGSGSVPYRCTILLDPARERGRILSTRCSCPLQEDCEHAIATLLAANARAAPVPPSHAEPVPSPSRPSAPPPAKPGWRALLADRAPAGEVPLALGLELRQRAPYRADDWAPRRTAAATARSLVHARPDDLTLAARPLLRSERTGAWIKGDASWDVVRRDRARFAPAQARWIRELGEILGAARPGAPAADPGEWLALDTAGSSLLWTHLARAAGAGVALVPVSAEQTIALADAADAAVGVEVQDDADRLRVRAVATIAGTEPGLVRPIGSSGVYTVAPDRDPVPIVLAPVALSDPIRELLRAGGELEVPAADREAFVAEAVPRLARRTTLRLPRSIPPPPAARPTAVVAVRFGADDTVEVGCAWSYPGLPRIDADARPDADRDVAAESRILAALAAPWQEALDTPFAPAATLRGDETAVFAADVLPSWQRLPEVRVEGNTPSRRYTELTEDPKIRVTTVETAQPDWFDLGVVVSVGERRVPLAALITALTRGRKRLLLADGAYFSLAQASLHRLRDLLAEAAELDEWEPEALRLSRHQTDLWTDFEDVADIAEPALAWRALVEGLRDADSVPAAELPASVHATLRPYQKRGYDWLAFLWRHRLGGILADDMGLGKTLQLLSLVAHVRSDADAGPVLVVAPTSVMPTWAAEATRFTPGLVVVGLEETRGRRGRPLADAIAGADVVLTSYAILRLDAAEFAGVSWSAVVLDEAQFAKNPRTKVYRAIAGLRARAVYAATGTPLENGLEDLWALLSLTAPGLFPSARRFREEYVQPIEQGKVPENAEAAPFRADRLARLRRRIRPLLLRRTKAAVVTELPPKQELELRVALDPAHRALYDRVLQRERQKVLGLLDDLDRNRFIVFRSLTLLRMLSLAPVLVDERHAAIPSRKLEALLDRVVELAAEGHRALVFSQFTSFLRLAADRLTAAGIAHEYLDGSTARRGEVVDRFRSGDAPAFLISLKAGGFGVTLTEADYVFVLDPWWNPAAEAQAVDRAHRIGQENTVLVYRLIAADTIEEKVLALQQRKARLFQAVVDDDALFSQALSADDIRALLER; translated from the coding sequence ATGCCCGCGCCGTACGTCGACCTCGTCGAGGTGCGCGCGATCGCCTGGGGCGGCGCCTATGACCGGGGCGTCGCCTGCTTTCGTGCGGGTGCCGTGGCGAGCCTCGCCTGGGACGCGCCCACCCGCACCCTGACGAGCGTCGTCCGAGGAAGCGGCAGCGTGCCCTATCGCTGCACGATCCTGCTGGACCCAGCGCGTGAGCGGGGACGGATCCTCTCCACACGCTGTTCCTGCCCTCTGCAGGAGGACTGCGAACACGCGATCGCGACGCTGCTCGCGGCCAACGCGCGTGCGGCCCCGGTGCCGCCGTCACACGCCGAGCCGGTCCCGTCCCCTTCGCGGCCGTCGGCCCCGCCACCGGCGAAGCCCGGATGGCGGGCACTGCTGGCCGACCGAGCGCCGGCGGGCGAGGTGCCCCTCGCGCTCGGCCTGGAGCTGCGACAGCGCGCGCCCTACCGAGCCGACGACTGGGCGCCGCGACGGACGGCCGCCGCCACGGCGCGGAGTCTGGTCCACGCCCGGCCCGACGACCTCACGCTCGCGGCTCGCCCGCTCCTGCGCAGCGAGCGCACGGGCGCCTGGATCAAGGGCGACGCGTCATGGGATGTCGTGCGTCGCGACCGCGCGCGTTTCGCGCCCGCGCAGGCCCGTTGGATCAGGGAGCTCGGCGAGATCCTCGGCGCCGCGCGGCCAGGAGCGCCCGCGGCCGACCCGGGCGAGTGGCTCGCGCTCGACACGGCTGGTTCCTCCCTGCTGTGGACGCACCTCGCGCGGGCCGCCGGGGCGGGCGTGGCGCTCGTGCCGGTCTCCGCGGAGCAGACCATCGCGCTGGCCGATGCCGCCGATGCGGCCGTCGGGGTCGAGGTCCAGGACGACGCGGACCGGCTGCGCGTGCGCGCCGTCGCGACGATCGCCGGCACAGAGCCGGGTCTCGTGCGCCCGATCGGCTCGTCCGGTGTGTACACGGTCGCGCCCGACCGCGACCCGGTTCCGATCGTGCTCGCACCGGTCGCGCTCTCCGACCCGATCCGAGAGCTGCTCCGCGCGGGCGGCGAGCTCGAGGTCCCCGCCGCGGACCGCGAGGCGTTCGTGGCCGAAGCGGTGCCCCGGCTCGCCCGCCGGACCACGCTACGACTGCCCCGCAGCATCCCGCCACCGCCGGCGGCGAGGCCCACCGCGGTCGTCGCCGTCCGGTTCGGTGCCGACGACACGGTCGAGGTCGGCTGCGCCTGGTCGTACCCCGGCCTGCCCCGGATCGACGCGGATGCCCGCCCGGACGCGGATCGCGACGTCGCCGCCGAGAGCCGTATCCTGGCCGCCCTCGCCGCGCCGTGGCAGGAGGCGCTGGACACGCCGTTCGCTCCGGCGGCCACCCTCCGGGGAGACGAGACGGCCGTGTTCGCCGCCGACGTCCTGCCCTCGTGGCAGCGCCTGCCGGAGGTTCGGGTCGAGGGCAACACGCCGTCGAGGCGTTACACCGAGCTGACGGAAGACCCGAAGATCCGGGTCACGACGGTCGAGACGGCGCAGCCGGACTGGTTCGACCTGGGCGTCGTCGTGTCGGTGGGGGAGCGACGTGTTCCGCTCGCGGCGCTCATCACGGCGCTCACACGCGGCAGGAAGCGGCTGCTGCTCGCCGACGGCGCATACTTCTCCCTCGCGCAGGCGTCGCTGCACCGCCTGCGCGATCTGCTCGCCGAGGCGGCCGAGCTGGACGAATGGGAGCCCGAGGCGCTGCGGCTGAGTCGCCACCAGACGGACCTGTGGACCGATTTCGAGGATGTCGCCGACATCGCCGAGCCGGCGCTCGCCTGGCGTGCGCTCGTCGAGGGGCTGCGCGATGCCGACTCGGTTCCCGCGGCCGAGCTGCCCGCCTCCGTGCACGCGACGCTGCGTCCGTATCAGAAGCGGGGCTACGACTGGCTCGCATTCCTGTGGCGCCATCGGCTCGGCGGCATCCTCGCGGACGACATGGGTCTCGGCAAGACGCTCCAGCTGCTGAGCCTGGTCGCGCACGTCCGCTCGGACGCCGATGCGGGGCCCGTGCTGGTGGTCGCGCCGACGTCGGTGATGCCGACGTGGGCCGCGGAGGCGACGCGTTTCACCCCGGGGCTGGTGGTGGTCGGCCTCGAGGAGACGCGGGGTCGCCGCGGCCGTCCGCTCGCGGACGCGATCGCGGGGGCGGACGTCGTGCTCACCTCTTACGCGATCCTGCGGCTCGACGCCGCCGAGTTCGCCGGAGTCTCATGGTCGGCCGTCGTCCTCGATGAGGCGCAGTTCGCCAAGAACCCGCGTACGAAGGTGTACCGCGCGATCGCCGGTCTTCGGGCCCGTGCCGTGTACGCCGCGACCGGGACCCCGCTGGAGAACGGGCTGGAAGACCTCTGGGCGCTGCTCTCGCTCACCGCGCCCGGGCTCTTCCCCTCCGCCCGACGGTTCCGCGAGGAGTACGTGCAGCCGATCGAGCAGGGCAAGGTTCCCGAGAACGCCGAGGCGGCTCCCTTCCGGGCGGATCGGCTCGCGCGTCTGCGCCGCCGCATCCGCCCGCTCCTGCTGCGCCGCACGAAGGCGGCCGTCGTGACCGAGCTGCCGCCCAAGCAGGAGCTCGAGCTGCGTGTCGCGCTCGACCCGGCGCATCGCGCGCTCTATGACCGGGTGCTGCAGCGCGAGCGGCAGAAGGTGCTGGGGCTGCTCGACGATCTCGACCGGAACCGGTTCATCGTGTTCCGCTCGCTGACGCTGCTGCGGATGCTGAGCCTCGCGCCCGTGCTGGTGGACGAGCGCCACGCGGCGATACCGTCCCGCAAGCTCGAGGCGCTCCTCGACCGTGTCGTGGAGCTCGCCGCCGAGGGACACCGTGCCCTCGTCTTCAGCCAGTTCACCTCGTTCCTGCGGCTCGCCGCCGACCGGCTGACGGCGGCGGGCATCGCCCACGAGTACCTGGACGGGTCGACGGCTCGGCGGGGCGAGGTCGTCGACCGGTTCCGGTCCGGAGACGCGCCCGCCTTCCTCATCAGTCTGAAGGCGGGCGGCTTCGGCGTGACCCTCACGGAGGCGGACTACGTCTTCGTCCTCGATCCGTGGTGGAACCCCGCCGCCGAGGCGCAGGCCGTCGACCGGGCGCACCGGATCGGCCAGGAGAACACCGTGCTGGTCTACCGCCTCATCGCCGCCGACACGATCGAGGAGAAGGTCCTGGCGCTCCAGCAGCGCAAGGCGCGGCTGTTCCAGGCGGTCGTGGACGACGACGCGTTGTTCTCGCAGGCGTTGTCGGCCGACGACATCCGGGCCCTGCTCGAGCGCTGA
- a CDS encoding histidine phosphatase family protein — translation MSPEAPERTLVVLRHGKAAYPHGVADHDRPLADRGRREAARAGDWLRAHVPPVDLVLCSSAVRTRATLAATGIDARAEVLDELYGASAPDCIDLVRAHGGDARTVLVVGHEPSVSLTARLLAADRDGETALRMRDGFPTSGIAVLQVPTAWAHLAPRCAELVDFHVPR, via the coding sequence GTGAGCCCGGAGGCTCCGGAGCGCACGCTCGTCGTGCTGCGGCACGGCAAGGCCGCTTATCCTCACGGCGTCGCCGATCACGATCGTCCTTTGGCCGACCGCGGCCGTCGCGAGGCGGCACGCGCCGGGGATTGGCTCCGCGCGCACGTCCCTCCGGTCGACCTCGTGCTGTGCTCGTCCGCCGTTCGTACCCGTGCGACGCTCGCGGCGACGGGGATCGACGCGCGGGCTGAGGTTCTCGACGAGCTGTACGGGGCGTCGGCGCCGGACTGCATCGACCTCGTGCGCGCCCATGGCGGGGATGCCCGCACCGTGCTCGTGGTCGGCCACGAGCCCTCCGTGTCGCTGACGGCACGGCTGCTCGCGGCGGACCGTGACGGCGAGACGGCGCTGCGCATGCGGGACGGGTTCCCGACCTCGGGCATCGCGGTCCTCCAGGTGCCGACGGCCTGGGCCCACCTCGCGCCGCGTTGTGCGGAGCTCGTCGACTTCCACGTGCCGCGCTGA